The following DNA comes from Ornithobacterium rhinotracheale DSM 15997.
TTGTGGAGCCAACTTCTGGTAATACTGGAGTAGGATTGGCAATGGTATGTGCGGTAAAAGGTTATCAATTGATTTTGGTAATGCCTGAATCTATGAGTATTGAGCGTAGAAAATTGATTTCTGCATATGGTGCTAAATATTGCTTAACTCCGAAAGAGGAGGGAACGCCTGGGGCTGTGAAAAAAGCAGAAGAATTAGTGGCTGAATTACCAAATGCTTGGATGCCTCAACAATTTAAAAATGAAGCAAACCCAGAAATTCATAGAGAGACTTCTGCACAAGAAATTTTAAATGATTTCGATAAGATAGATTATTTAATTACTGGTGTGGGTACTGGTGGACATATTACGGGAGTTTCAGAGGTTTTGAAACAAAAATTTCCTGAAATGAAAACTTATGCGGTGGAGCCAGAAACTTCTGCTGTAATTAGTGGAAATCCTTCGGGACCACATCCATTACAAGGAATTGGAGCAGGATTTGTACCCGATGTGTTAAATGTTGAAACGCTTGATGGGCAAATTTTGGTTTCTAAAGAGGAAGCATATGATTTTACGAGAAGATTGGCTAGCGAAGAGGGAATTCTTGGTGGAATTTCTACAGGAGCTTCTTTGGCTGCA
Coding sequences within:
- the cysK gene encoding cysteine synthase A gives rise to the protein MKFNNILGAIGNTPHVRLSNLFPNHEVWMKIERVNPGGSLKDRIALAMIEKAEKEGKINKDTLIVEPTSGNTGVGLAMVCAVKGYQLILVMPESMSIERRKLISAYGAKYCLTPKEEGTPGAVKKAEELVAELPNAWMPQQFKNEANPEIHRETSAQEILNDFDKIDYLITGVGTGGHITGVSEVLKQKFPEMKTYAVEPETSAVISGNPSGPHPLQGIGAGFVPDVLNVETLDGQILVSKEEAYDFTRRLASEEGILGGISTGASLAAISQKLDEIGEGKVVLTYNYDAGDRYFSVEDLFTLNEYKD